The stretch of DNA GCTACGTTCATAACCTGCTGCGGACTCTGATCCTTCTGGATATCATTCATCATTTCCTGGCTTGCATATATGATCCCCTCGACTCTCATCTTGCCTTCCTTCGGGATCCTCCACCTGTAATCATCGATTTTCTGAAGTTTACAGGATATCTGATTCATCTTTGCCCCCTTCTTCTAAGAGCTTTTCATAAGCCTGTTAAATATCGAAGATTATACGAAGAGCCCATCCGGTCCTATCCTCGGATACTAGGATGTTGTGGTAGGTAGCTGCCTTGATCTCTTTTCTGATTCTGTGAACGTCATGCCTGAACTCTTCTCCCCTGCACTCTGCTTTCAGGAATCTATCGCCCATCTCCCTGATATCAAAGATCTTGAGCAGAACACTTCTCGCGTCATGGATGAATAGAAGCTCATTGAGCCAGTTCACCATCAGTTCTTCCCTGTCCTCTCCTGTCACCTCGATCCTGTATATGCTTTTCGGTTCCACCGTGGATAGATCTATCATGATGTCAAAGACGGAAAAAGCGGCTCGTTCGAATAGTTCCTGCTTTGACCCCGCTCTTACAATCAGTCCGAGATCCGCCGTATGATCGATGAACTCATAAAAACTTGCGGCCATATCTTTTTATATTATAGTCACTGCTGGCGGAGCGAAGCAATTCTTTTCATCGAGCCTCGCTTTCCTTGACAAACCTTCTTTCAAAAAATATCATAGCGTCTGCGGTGCCGAAGTGGCGGAACTGGCAGACGCGCTAGATTCAGGGTCTAGTGGGCGAATAGCCCGTAGGAGTTCGACCCTCCTCTTCGGCACCATTGTATTGGTTCAGCGTGAATTGGAGAAAACGGCCTATTGAGTTAAGGTGGAATTGTTAAAGATTTCTATTCTTCTTTTTCTTGCCTCCTGCAATTTCTCATCCCTGGTTTTCAAGATCATTTCTCT from Acidobacteriota bacterium encodes:
- a CDS encoding archease, which gives rise to MAASFYEFIDHTADLGLIVRAGSKQELFERAAFSVFDIMIDLSTVEPKSIYRIEVTGEDREELMVNWLNELLFIHDARSVLLKIFDIREMGDRFLKAECRGEEFRHDVHRIRKEIKAATYHNILVSEDRTGWALRIIFDI